tgaaccaaatgtgaaaaaaatgataataattgaCTTTAGAATTTAGAAGAAAATAAATCATTAGAACCAACAGCAAATTGGTTTTAAAAACCGTTCAAAACAAAGTTTaccttctcagaaaaaaaaaacaaagtaaactttCTCAAAGTGCAAAGTGTGAGTGtacatgtctctgtgtgtgtgtgagagagtgtgtgtttgtgtgtgtgtgtgagagagagtgagtgtgtgtgtgtgtgtacatgtgtctgtgtgtgtgtgaaaaaaaaaaaaacattttttccaatttcccattcattttcaatgtttcCAAAGGTCATGAGTGGgacttatttttttacacacctataGAGCAAGATTTTGTGTGTGGTATTTTTTGTAAAGGTCACAAAATTGTATTCCACTGAGATGAATGGAACCATTTATTTTAACTAAAGAAAACTCACTTGGGGTCATATAGACCCCAAAGAATATAAGAGGATTAAAAAAACtccaatccactgactcatatttctcgttcactgaagttcctccctccacagcagtgcggcgctataagcagcgcatgcgcagctcggtgaaccgggtaACTGAACTGTTTCATCatggtttcatcctgtcaaagagttactcaacctcgagccattagccttcgagtatgagatgtgacaggacatgtgatttgttgaatgtagtgagcgaatacgcccttcaatgaacgagtttcagatgagtctgaacgagatcaagagatcttatcgttcgtgaatgaaatgaactggtacatcgcttatctcgttcgtgaacgaaatgagagtaaaccgggttagtctgccatttagcatgtcaatctcggaaAATGCAAAGCCTGttacaggtactgtgcacatacgcttgttttgatatttacagaactccacgtttaatccccgatttatgaatgtgaatatataatatacaaactgtctgaccaaacaattaaaatgctaattaggcaagaaaacctcgtgctttgttcatctgaacaagttAATtcgactttatatattgaatgcgattatgcacacatcttaataaagccagatcagtttttgtaacaagtgaatatgttcattgacttaagacataacacataatactcTTTTTCACCACctgctggcttattttgtgtaatacaaagaaatgggaactgaacgaatcaatgAACggttctgaacgaatcattttggtgaacgaactgaaaatgagcgaatctcttgaaagaatcataatttccaccactagtaacaagtgaatacgttcgttgatttGAGACACATAACACACTCTTTTTTTGACATCTGCTGGCATAtgttgtgtaatacgaagaaataatcactgaacgaatcagtgaacgactctgaacaaatcattttggtgGAAAAGAACAATCTCCTGAAAGAAACAATTtccataatttccaccactaatatAAATGTGTCACCGTCTACTTAATTTGTTAACTACATATTGAACAAAGATAGCACTCGCTCTTTTAAAAGAGAAGctgggtggctcttaaaagagcctttggggTGTGTCTCGGTGTCGGACTGCTCTACTTGGAGCTGGTGTACTTGGTGACGGCCTTGGTGCCCTCAGACACGGCGTGTTTGGCCAGCTCCCCGGGCAGCAGCAGACGCACGGCGGTCTGGATCTCTCGGGAAGTGATGGTGGAGCGCTTGTTGTAGTGAGCGAGACGAGACGCTTCACCGGCGATGCGCTCGAAGATGTCGTTGACGAAAGAGTTCATGATGCCCATCGCCTTCGAAGAGATCCCGGTGTCAGGATGAACCTGCTTCAGCACTTTGTACACGTAGATGGCGTAGCTCTCCTTCCTGGACTTTCTGCGCTTCTTTCCTCCTTTCGCGGCGCTCTTAGTGACAGCCTTCTTGGAGCCTTTCTTCGGCGCGGACTTCGCTGGTTCAGGCATGATAATGCTTCCGATTCAAACTCTCAGATATCAGTAGCGGGCTAAACTCATAAAGGGCTATTTATTCACTCGCCTATGCTAATTATGTGGGACCTCGTGATTCCGTGTTGTCATTGGTCAAACCAATAAACTTGTATTTAATTGGATCATTCAAGACGTTATTAAACTGGAACTAGAGCCAATCACAGGCGCTTAACTCCACCCACCACTCCATGTTTGAACGACACCCACCCGACTGGGTTTCCTTTGT
The genomic region above belongs to Carassius carassius chromosome 3, fCarCar2.1, whole genome shotgun sequence and contains:
- the LOC132127710 gene encoding histone H2B-like codes for the protein MPEPAKSAPKKGSKKAVTKSAAKGGKKRRKSRKESYAIYVYKVLKQVHPDTGISSKAMGIMNSFVNDIFERIAGEASRLAHYNKRSTITSREIQTAVRLLLPGELAKHAVSEGTKAVTKYTSSK